A stretch of the Thermodesulfobacteriota bacterium genome encodes the following:
- a CDS encoding phosphate/phosphite/phosphonate ABC transporter substrate-binding protein, translating into MGTRALLGVLVALGLLAGCRAERPTFRIGYMICNSIEETRERFEPLSAYLSKTSGARFESVYLDTADVEGALAQGELDFTHTNSLLYVILREHHALQLVAAEKKGSFGVLTRGAVIARRGAGIESLDDLRGKRFVFGPQWAPFGFLAEYALLLEAGIDPERDLGFYAIPHGSWKHEKIIYSVLYGAFDAGAAPLIDLEEMTAEGKIAPDDFVVLARTDLAPYCTVGAAARVAPEWVARVRQALLAADDDTTVEVGSERLAVLRRALVDGFEALADEDYEPLRRWARLAQFPPYEQY; encoded by the coding sequence GTGGGAACTAGGGCGCTGCTGGGGGTGCTGGTGGCCCTGGGCCTGCTCGCGGGCTGCCGGGCAGAGCGTCCCACCTTTCGCATCGGATACATGATCTGCAATTCCATCGAGGAGACCCGGGAGCGCTTCGAGCCCCTGAGCGCGTATCTCTCGAAGACGAGCGGCGCCCGGTTCGAGAGCGTCTACCTCGACACGGCGGACGTGGAGGGCGCCCTGGCCCAGGGGGAGCTCGACTTCACCCACACCAACTCGCTTCTCTACGTGATCCTCCGGGAGCACCACGCCCTCCAGCTGGTGGCAGCGGAAAAGAAGGGCTCCTTTGGAGTCCTCACCCGGGGGGCCGTCATCGCCCGCCGGGGGGCGGGCATCGAATCCCTGGACGACCTGAGGGGCAAGCGGTTCGTCTTCGGTCCCCAGTGGGCGCCCTTCGGCTTCCTCGCCGAGTACGCCCTGCTCCTGGAGGCGGGCATCGACCCGGAGAGGGATCTAGGGTTCTACGCCATCCCCCACGGATCCTGGAAGCACGAGAAGATCATCTATTCGGTGCTCTACGGCGCCTTCGACGCGGGGGCCGCCCCCCTCATCGACCTGGAGGAGATGACCGCCGAGGGCAAGATCGCCCCGGACGATTTCGTCGTCCTGGCCCGCACGGACCTGGCACCCTACTGCACAGTGGGGGCCGCCGCGCGCGTGGCGCCCGAGTGGGTGGCGCGGGTGCGGCAGGCCCTGCTCGCCGCCGATGACGACACCACCGTTGAGGTAGGGAGCGAACGACTGGCCGTGCTGCGCCGGGCCCTGGTGGACGGCTTCGAGGCCCTCGCGGACGAGGACTACGAACCCCTGCGCCGGTGGGCCCGGCTTGCCCAGTTCCCTCCCTACGAGCAGTACTGA
- a CDS encoding FAD-linked oxidase C-terminal domain-containing protein, whose product MTSTLRPPGRSDLDALARRLGEGCVSDRAEIRARYARDESTMLEAEPTAVVRPRTAEEVCEVLRWASAGPFAVVPRGAGTGVAGGCVALGGGVVLSLERMDRILELDADNLTLTCEPGVVTGRVQEEAQRHGLFYPPDPASLDSCSIGGNVVVGAGGARAVKYGTTRDYLLGLQVGLADGTLLDLGGKTVKNATGYHLAELLVGSEGTLGVVTRVVLRLLPHPSRRVALLLPFPDLRGAALAVARVIRERIVPAVAEFMDDVTIDAARRYLGRDLPGGASAGAYALLELDGEDEGALEGEMVRVGAIAQEEGALEILAAQDPGQQARLWESRRCLGEALRALSPEIGKADVVVPRSRVPDLVDAVKGVGRELGLAAACFGHAGDGNVHVNLLRRDLPREPWAERLPAAMEQVMEITSRLGGLPSGEHGIGVLKKPYLHRFLSPKALELMRGIKATFDPLGILNPGKVL is encoded by the coding sequence GTGACCAGCACCCTGCGCCCGCCCGGACGGTCCGACCTCGACGCCCTCGCCCGGCGCCTGGGGGAGGGCTGCGTCAGCGACCGGGCCGAGATCCGCGCCCGATACGCCCGCGACGAGTCGACGATGCTCGAGGCCGAGCCGACCGCTGTGGTGCGGCCCCGGACCGCCGAGGAGGTCTGCGAGGTGTTGCGGTGGGCGTCGGCGGGGCCGTTCGCGGTCGTCCCCCGGGGAGCCGGAACCGGCGTGGCGGGGGGATGCGTCGCCCTGGGGGGCGGGGTGGTCCTCTCCCTGGAGCGCATGGACCGGATCCTGGAGCTCGACGCGGACAACCTCACCCTCACCTGTGAGCCGGGGGTGGTCACGGGGCGCGTGCAGGAGGAAGCCCAGCGCCACGGCCTCTTCTACCCCCCGGACCCGGCGAGCCTGGATTCCTGTTCTATCGGGGGAAACGTCGTGGTAGGGGCCGGCGGCGCCCGGGCCGTGAAGTACGGCACCACCCGGGATTACCTGCTGGGTCTCCAGGTGGGGCTGGCGGACGGCACCCTCCTGGACCTGGGGGGAAAGACCGTGAAAAATGCCACCGGCTACCACCTGGCGGAGCTCCTGGTGGGGAGCGAGGGAACTCTGGGCGTGGTCACCCGGGTCGTGCTGCGGCTGCTGCCCCACCCGTCCCGACGGGTAGCGCTCCTGCTTCCCTTCCCCGACCTCCGGGGGGCCGCGCTGGCCGTGGCTCGGGTCATCCGGGAGCGCATCGTCCCTGCCGTAGCCGAGTTCATGGACGACGTAACCATCGACGCGGCGCGAAGGTACCTGGGGCGGGACCTGCCCGGCGGAGCCTCGGCCGGCGCCTACGCCCTCCTGGAGCTCGACGGGGAGGACGAGGGCGCCCTGGAAGGGGAAATGGTCCGGGTGGGCGCGATTGCCCAGGAGGAAGGCGCCCTGGAGATCCTTGCGGCCCAGGACCCCGGGCAGCAGGCCCGCCTGTGGGAAAGCCGGCGCTGCCTCGGCGAGGCCCTGCGGGCCCTGAGCCCCGAGATCGGCAAGGCCGACGTGGTGGTTCCCCGGTCCCGGGTTCCGGATCTCGTGGACGCGGTGAAGGGCGTGGGGCGGGAGCTCGGCCTCGCGGCCGCGTGCTTCGGCCACGCCGGGGACGGAAACGTCCATGTGAACCTGCTTCGCCGGGACCTGCCCCGAGAGCCCTGGGCCGAGCGCCTCCCCGCAGCCATGGAGCAGGTGATGGAGATCACGTCGCGGCTTGGGGGCCTCCCCTCGGGAGAGCACGGTATCGGCGTCCTGAAGAAGCCCTATCTCCACCGTTTCCTCTCCCCGAAAGCCCTGGAGCTCATGCGCGGCATCAAGGCCACCTTCGACCCCCTCGGCATCCTCAACCCGGGCAAGGTTCTGTGA